The following proteins are encoded in a genomic region of Microbacterium sp. NC79:
- a CDS encoding LysM peptidoglycan-binding domain-containing protein codes for MSTISINATARPARVVSGPGVVAVAGHSAVATRLRMTDRGRRVLAAVVALPVVAAIAFAVLSGGSAQASLDEGVQATFETINVMPGDSLWSIASDVAPHADPRDVIDGMISLNALPSSAITPGQTLAIPAEFTK; via the coding sequence ATGAGCACCATCAGCATCAACGCCACCGCTCGTCCGGCTCGCGTCGTTTCGGGGCCCGGTGTGGTTGCTGTGGCTGGTCATTCTGCGGTCGCCACGCGCCTTCGGATGACCGATCGCGGCCGCCGCGTACTCGCAGCCGTCGTTGCTCTTCCCGTCGTGGCTGCTATCGCCTTCGCCGTACTGAGTGGTGGTTCTGCGCAGGCTTCCCTCGATGAGGGCGTGCAGGCAACATTCGAAACGATCAACGTGATGCCAGGCGACTCGCTGTGGTCGATCGCGAGCGATGTAGCACCGCACGCAGACCCCCGCGATGTTATCGATGGCATGATCTCACTGAACGCGCTGCCCTCTTCAGCGATCACGCCAGGCCAGACGCTGGCCATTCCCGCTGAATTCACGAAGTAA
- the lexA gene encoding transcriptional repressor LexA, which translates to MSAEETASGPGNEAPRTRRRKNLSDKQMAILEVIQRSIARHGYPPSMREIGDAVNLKSLSSVTHQLGQLELSGYLRRDPGKTRAMEVLIDLPGIAAENPADAAPSVGDAALVPLVGQIAAGVPITAEQQVEEIFPLPRQLVGKGELFMLKVNGESMIDAAICDGDWVVVRVQSDAENGDIVAAMLNDEATVKVLRRRDGHTWLLPRNSAFEPILGDQATILGKIVAVLRAV; encoded by the coding sequence ATGAGCGCGGAAGAGACTGCGAGTGGTCCGGGCAATGAGGCCCCACGTACACGTCGCCGCAAGAACCTCAGCGACAAACAAATGGCGATCCTCGAAGTGATCCAACGTTCCATCGCGCGTCACGGCTATCCGCCGAGCATGCGCGAAATTGGCGACGCGGTAAACCTCAAGTCGCTGAGTAGCGTTACTCACCAACTGGGTCAGCTCGAACTGAGCGGATACCTGCGTCGCGATCCCGGTAAGACTCGCGCGATGGAGGTGCTGATCGATCTTCCTGGCATCGCCGCCGAGAACCCGGCCGATGCCGCACCGTCCGTCGGCGATGCCGCACTGGTTCCGCTCGTCGGTCAGATTGCAGCAGGCGTTCCGATCACGGCGGAGCAACAGGTCGAAGAGATCTTCCCACTCCCCCGCCAGCTTGTTGGCAAGGGCGAACTGTTCATGCTGAAGGTGAACGGTGAGTCGATGATCGATGCCGCGATCTGCGATGGCGACTGGGTTGTCGTGCGCGTGCAGAGCGACGCGGAAAACGGCGACATCGTGGCGGCCATGCTGAACGATGAGGCCACCGTGAAGGTTTTGCGTCGTCGTGACGGCCACACCTGGCTACTCCCCCGCAACAGTGCTTTTGAGCCCATCCTTGGCGACCAGGCCACGATTCTCGGCAAGATTGTTGCGGTGCTGCGCGCCGTGTAA
- the metE gene encoding 5-methyltetrahydropteroyltriglutamate--homocysteine S-methyltransferase, producing MTFPAGTILGYPRIGRQRELKRAVESHWAGKTDAAALEATAAGLRAATRARLAELGLGQSDSSIPESFSYYDQVLDIAVTLGALPARFAHLRQADGTFGLDALFTAARGEGERAPLEMTKWFDTNYHYLVPEIDENTAFSLSSTRFADQVAEAKQDGFTTRPVIVGPVTFLALAKASDDAAEGFSPLSRLQDVLPVYVELLAALTAAGAEWVQLDEPALVSESLPYAAAELAEAARVAYDVLASAANRPQILVAAGYAQLSPEAWSVLAGSAVDGIAIDLRRGSVPAPVAGLENKVLVGGVIDGRNIWRGDLAGAFDKLASLAELGAAQVAAGTTTSLQHVPHDVADETQLEARLVSWLAFADQKVGQIVTLAQGLTEGREAIAEELDAATAALADRASAPGVRVDAVRARTGALQADDFVRGNEEERVAAQDAALDLPLLPTTTIGSFPQTGEIRKARAAHARGEIDDAAYDEFLKAEIGRVIDLQHDLDIDVLVHGEAERNDMVQYFAELLDGFAVTQNGWVQSYGSRATRPSLLWGDVSRPAPMTVRWAEFAQSLSDKHVKGMLTGPVTILAWSFVRDDQPLAETANQVGLALRDEIGDLEQAGIAIIQVDEPALRELLPLKVADQPAYLEWSVGSFRLATAGVADATQIHTHLCYSEFGVVIDAITALDADVTSIEAARSRGDVIDDIRDAGFPHGVGPGVWDIHSPRVPSVDEQESILQRAADALPHKLIWANPDCGLKTRGYDETVESLRNLVVATKNVREKIGA from the coding sequence ATGACATTCCCCGCAGGAACCATCCTCGGCTACCCGCGCATCGGGCGTCAGCGTGAGCTGAAGCGTGCCGTGGAGTCGCACTGGGCTGGCAAGACCGACGCTGCGGCACTGGAAGCAACCGCTGCCGGTCTCCGCGCGGCAACCCGTGCCCGCCTGGCAGAACTCGGCCTCGGTCAGTCTGACTCTTCGATCCCTGAGTCCTTCTCCTACTACGACCAGGTGCTTGACATCGCCGTCACGCTTGGTGCTCTGCCCGCGCGCTTCGCACACCTGCGTCAGGCTGACGGAACCTTTGGTCTCGACGCGCTGTTCACCGCGGCACGTGGAGAGGGTGAGCGTGCGCCGCTCGAAATGACCAAATGGTTCGACACCAACTACCACTATCTGGTTCCGGAAATCGACGAGAACACCGCCTTCTCGCTGTCAAGCACGCGCTTTGCCGATCAGGTCGCCGAAGCCAAGCAGGACGGTTTCACTACCCGCCCCGTGATCGTCGGGCCCGTCACGTTCTTGGCATTGGCTAAGGCTAGCGATGACGCAGCCGAGGGCTTCTCGCCGCTGTCGCGACTGCAGGACGTTCTGCCTGTCTATGTTGAGTTGCTCGCAGCGCTCACGGCAGCAGGAGCTGAGTGGGTGCAGCTGGATGAACCCGCCCTCGTGAGCGAGAGTCTGCCCTACGCCGCCGCTGAGCTGGCTGAGGCCGCTCGCGTCGCTTACGACGTGCTCGCCAGCGCCGCCAACCGCCCCCAGATTCTTGTCGCCGCCGGCTACGCGCAGCTGTCGCCTGAAGCGTGGAGCGTTCTTGCTGGTTCCGCTGTCGACGGCATCGCCATCGACCTGCGCCGTGGTTCCGTTCCCGCGCCCGTCGCTGGCCTGGAAAACAAAGTTCTTGTCGGTGGCGTGATCGACGGCCGCAATATTTGGCGTGGTGACCTCGCCGGCGCTTTTGACAAGCTCGCATCGCTCGCTGAACTCGGTGCCGCGCAGGTTGCTGCTGGCACGACGACCTCGTTGCAGCACGTGCCGCACGACGTCGCTGACGAAACCCAGCTCGAGGCGCGTCTCGTTTCCTGGCTCGCATTCGCTGACCAGAAGGTTGGCCAGATCGTGACGCTCGCACAGGGCCTCACCGAGGGGCGGGAAGCGATCGCTGAGGAGCTTGATGCTGCGACTGCGGCTCTTGCGGACCGTGCGTCGGCTCCTGGCGTTCGCGTTGACGCTGTCCGTGCACGCACAGGTGCGCTGCAGGCTGACGACTTCGTGCGTGGCAACGAGGAGGAGCGCGTCGCCGCTCAGGACGCTGCCCTTGACCTGCCGCTCCTGCCGACAACGACCATTGGTTCCTTCCCGCAGACCGGAGAGATCCGTAAGGCGCGCGCCGCTCACGCGCGTGGCGAGATCGATGACGCCGCATACGATGAGTTCCTCAAGGCTGAAATTGGTCGGGTCATCGACCTGCAGCACGATCTAGATATCGATGTCCTGGTGCACGGCGAGGCCGAGCGCAACGACATGGTGCAGTACTTCGCCGAGTTGCTGGACGGTTTTGCCGTCACCCAGAACGGGTGGGTGCAGTCCTACGGTTCGCGTGCGACGCGTCCTTCGCTACTGTGGGGCGACGTTTCACGCCCCGCGCCGATGACCGTGCGGTGGGCGGAGTTTGCGCAGTCACTCAGCGACAAGCACGTCAAGGGCATGCTGACCGGCCCTGTGACGATCCTGGCCTGGTCGTTCGTGCGCGATGACCAGCCGCTCGCTGAGACGGCGAACCAGGTTGGTCTGGCTCTCCGCGATGAAATCGGTGACCTCGAGCAGGCGGGCATCGCCATCATTCAGGTTGATGAGCCCGCCCTGCGCGAACTGCTGCCGCTCAAGGTTGCCGACCAGCCGGCGTATCTTGAGTGGTCGGTCGGATCATTCCGGCTGGCAACCGCCGGTGTTGCGGACGCCACTCAGATCCACACTCACCTGTGCTATTCGGAGTTCGGCGTTGTGATCGATGCGATCACGGCGCTTGATGCCGACGTCACGTCGATCGAGGCTGCGCGTAGCCGTGGCGACGTGATTGACGATATTCGTGACGCGGGCTTCCCGCACGGCGTTGGCCCCGGCGTATGGGACATCCACTCGCCGCGTGTGCCTTCTGTTGATGAGCAAGAGTCGATCCTGCAGCGTGCCGCTGACGCCCTGCCGCACAAGCTCATCTGGGCGAACCCGGATTGTGGCCTGAAGACCCGCGGCTACGACGAGACCGTTGAATCACTGCGCAACCTGGTGGTAGCGACCAAGAACGTGCGCGAGAAGATCGGCGCGTAA
- a CDS encoding methylenetetrahydrofolate reductase, with product MAKEIATVPFSFELYPPRTETSVQALHRTIDELAAVAPQFISVTYGAGGSSGGRSLEVLKYIREHTNVDPLAHLTCVGNTYAGATTLIREFLDAGIESFLALRGDPPAGTREEDIYLGDLESSAQLVQLIDRVQAERVPFRESDLPGIPGAARVDRRSRVRIAVAAFPNGHPRSRHASEHLDALLAKQAAGATLAITQLFFHADAYLAFVERARQAGVTIPILPGIMPITNPARLNRVLELSGEELPSELAIALEIEPTVEGQRELGIEYAANLARAVADGGAPGIHLYAFNNHDTVLAVLREADILIQKENVR from the coding sequence ATGGCTAAAGAAATTGCAACGGTTCCGTTCTCCTTCGAGCTGTATCCGCCTCGCACCGAAACATCGGTGCAGGCCCTTCACCGCACGATTGATGAGCTGGCCGCAGTCGCGCCGCAGTTCATCTCGGTCACGTATGGTGCGGGTGGCTCATCGGGTGGGCGCTCGCTTGAAGTGCTGAAGTACATTCGCGAGCACACCAACGTTGACCCGCTTGCCCACCTCACCTGCGTTGGCAACACATACGCGGGCGCAACCACGCTGATTCGCGAGTTTCTTGACGCCGGAATCGAGTCTTTTCTCGCGCTGCGTGGCGACCCGCCTGCGGGCACCCGCGAGGAAGACATTTACCTCGGCGATTTGGAAAGCTCTGCGCAACTTGTGCAGTTGATCGATCGGGTCCAGGCGGAGCGCGTGCCGTTCCGCGAAAGCGACCTGCCGGGTATCCCGGGGGCTGCGCGGGTCGATCGTCGCAGCCGCGTGCGTATCGCCGTCGCGGCATTCCCGAACGGACACCCCCGCTCCCGCCACGCGAGCGAACACCTTGACGCGTTGCTGGCGAAGCAGGCCGCTGGCGCGACGCTCGCGATTACGCAGCTGTTCTTCCACGCCGACGCCTACCTCGCCTTCGTCGAGCGTGCCCGTCAGGCCGGGGTCACGATCCCGATCTTGCCTGGCATCATGCCGATTACGAATCCCGCGCGTCTTAACCGTGTGCTCGAGCTGAGTGGCGAAGAACTGCCAAGCGAGCTCGCGATCGCCCTCGAAATTGAGCCCACAGTCGAGGGCCAGCGCGAACTCGGGATCGAGTACGCGGCGAACCTCGCCCGCGCGGTCGCTGACGGCGGCGCTCCCGGCATTCACCTTTACGCCTTTAACAACCACGACACGGTCCTCGCGGTCCTCCGCGAAGCCGACATCCTCATTCAAAAGGAGAACGTACGATGA
- a CDS encoding prolyl oligopeptidase family serine peptidase encodes MARSLPYGSWPSPISAADAAAGSTRFDGARFVNGEAYWVQSVAGRMTIFREGASEPLLPEPWNVRSRVHMYGGGAWSAGADGTVFFVEASDQRVWSLAPGSAEPRPLTPVDETATYGGLTISAGVLLAVRERRLTTGIERDIVTIATRGGADDDDAVMSLASGTDFVAQPALSPDAASLSWVGWNHPNMPWDHADVFVRSLVAQNHPFSVSDGAGLQPQWSNRGDLFFADDRSGRWNLRAVPAGSASSLPVAPSDADTGGALWVLGLSWFRLLDDGRVLAVRTDGGDRLVLISPDGEREIETPLSAGLMVEDVDGTRALVSGAGEQVPGGVWLLDVDDPTILRPVAGGVAAWGSEWLPHAESMTLDGPHGDIHAFYYAPTNPNTSAAPGELPPVLIMVHGGPTDHASPALSPTITYFTSRGIAVCEVNYGGSTGYGRAYRERLRGQWGVVDVDDVIAAADALAASGRVDPDRIAVRGGSAGGWSVLNALARSNRFAAGIARYPVTDARALASDDGEFESRYFDGLIGPLPEANDLYVARSPLTHAAHIGSPVLLEQGDDDPVVPQSQAELIRDALVANGVPHAYVLFAGEGHGFRKPETLVRSLESELGLLGAVFGFDADVPALVLS; translated from the coding sequence ATGGCACGTTCACTCCCCTACGGCTCCTGGCCATCGCCCATCTCCGCCGCCGACGCCGCCGCTGGTTCCACCCGCTTTGACGGCGCCCGCTTCGTAAACGGTGAGGCGTACTGGGTGCAATCCGTCGCCGGACGCATGACGATTTTTCGCGAGGGTGCGAGCGAACCGCTGCTCCCGGAACCATGGAACGTGCGTTCTCGTGTGCACATGTACGGTGGCGGTGCGTGGAGCGCTGGCGCCGATGGCACCGTCTTTTTCGTGGAGGCGAGCGACCAGCGTGTCTGGTCGTTGGCACCTGGCTCTGCTGAGCCGCGCCCGCTTACCCCGGTCGACGAGACCGCAACGTACGGCGGCTTAACGATCAGCGCCGGCGTCCTGCTTGCGGTGCGCGAGCGACGTCTGACCACCGGCATCGAGCGTGACATTGTCACCATCGCAACCCGCGGCGGCGCCGATGACGACGACGCCGTCATGTCGCTCGCTTCGGGAACTGATTTCGTGGCGCAACCAGCGCTCAGCCCCGATGCCGCGAGCCTTTCGTGGGTCGGATGGAACCACCCCAACATGCCGTGGGATCATGCCGACGTTTTTGTGCGGTCCCTTGTGGCTCAGAACCATCCGTTCTCGGTTTCGGATGGCGCCGGACTGCAGCCGCAGTGGAGCAACCGCGGAGATCTCTTCTTCGCCGATGACCGCTCGGGGCGTTGGAACCTTCGTGCTGTGCCTGCTGGTTCCGCCTCTTCATTGCCTGTCGCGCCCAGCGACGCTGATACCGGCGGCGCGCTGTGGGTGCTCGGGCTGTCATGGTTCCGGCTTCTGGACGACGGCCGCGTGCTTGCCGTGCGCACCGACGGCGGTGACCGTCTCGTGCTGATCTCACCTGATGGTGAGCGCGAGATTGAGACGCCGCTTTCGGCCGGACTCATGGTTGAGGACGTTGACGGAACCAGGGCGCTGGTGAGCGGTGCGGGTGAACAGGTGCCTGGTGGCGTTTGGCTGCTCGACGTCGATGACCCGACCATCCTCCGGCCCGTCGCGGGAGGTGTTGCGGCATGGGGCTCCGAATGGCTGCCCCACGCCGAGTCGATGACGCTCGATGGCCCACACGGTGACATCCACGCGTTCTATTACGCCCCCACGAATCCGAATACGTCGGCTGCGCCTGGCGAGCTTCCGCCTGTGCTCATCATGGTGCACGGCGGCCCGACCGATCACGCGTCACCAGCGTTGTCCCCCACGATCACCTATTTCACGAGCCGCGGCATTGCCGTGTGTGAAGTGAACTACGGCGGCTCGACCGGCTACGGTCGCGCGTATCGTGAGCGCCTGCGTGGCCAGTGGGGTGTCGTCGACGTTGATGATGTCATCGCTGCGGCCGACGCGCTGGCAGCGTCGGGTCGTGTTGATCCCGACCGGATTGCGGTTCGTGGTGGGTCGGCTGGCGGTTGGAGCGTCTTGAATGCGCTGGCACGCAGCAACCGCTTCGCCGCGGGCATTGCCCGCTACCCCGTCACCGATGCGCGCGCGCTGGCGAGCGATGATGGCGAATTTGAGTCGCGCTACTTTGATGGCCTGATCGGCCCGCTCCCTGAGGCCAACGACCTGTACGTCGCGCGTTCTCCGCTGACGCATGCCGCGCACATCGGCAGCCCCGTTCTGTTGGAGCAGGGCGACGATGATCCCGTAGTTCCGCAGAGCCAGGCAGAACTGATTCGCGACGCGCTGGTCGCCAATGGTGTGCCGCATGCGTATGTGCTGTTCGCGGGCGAGGGCCACGGTTTCCGCAAGCCCGAAACGCTCGTGCGATCACTGGAAAGTGAGCTCGGTCTTTTGGGCGCTGTCTTCGGTTTTGACGCAGACGTGCCCGCCCTCGTGCTCAGCTAG
- a CDS encoding YitT family protein: MWWKFFLPATTSGRKDTIDRWIQLIVGLALYGFALALMVRANIGVAPWDVLSFGFIEHAPLTYGTATILISVIVLVLWLPLRQRFGIGTLMNGLTVGLWADLALLFVPPVEELWLRCVYFGAGLIILAFATVLYIDADFGPGPRDGLMTGLVRVTKQPVWLVRTVLEGSVLIIGWALIGWAFGTKVGVGTLIFAFGVGPLIQLFLPPVTRWRARRSARLADPAS; this comes from the coding sequence ATGTGGTGGAAGTTCTTCCTTCCGGCTACGACGTCTGGCCGTAAGGACACAATTGACCGTTGGATCCAGCTCATTGTGGGGTTGGCGCTGTACGGCTTTGCGTTGGCGCTCATGGTGCGAGCCAACATCGGTGTTGCCCCATGGGATGTCCTGAGCTTTGGCTTCATCGAGCACGCGCCCCTCACTTACGGCACGGCAACCATCCTGATTTCCGTCATCGTGCTGGTGCTGTGGTTACCCCTGCGGCAACGCTTCGGCATTGGCACGCTCATGAACGGTCTCACGGTCGGGCTGTGGGCCGACCTTGCGCTGTTGTTTGTGCCGCCGGTGGAAGAGCTGTGGTTACGGTGCGTCTACTTCGGTGCTGGGCTCATCATTCTGGCCTTTGCGACGGTGCTTTACATCGACGCCGACTTCGGCCCTGGCCCTCGTGACGGTCTCATGACGGGCCTCGTGCGCGTCACCAAACAGCCGGTATGGCTTGTGCGAACGGTGCTGGAAGGTAGCGTTCTCATCATCGGCTGGGCGCTGATTGGTTGGGCATTCGGAACCAAGGTGGGCGTTGGTACGCTCATCTTTGCGTTTGGCGTGGGCCCGCTCATCCAGCTCTTCCTACCGCCAGTCACGCGGTGGCGGGCGCGCCGATCGGCACGCCTCGCCGATCCTGCTAGCTGA
- the hflX gene encoding GTPase HflX produces the protein MDPVERVLAHAERRTTTRVFGAAQALQDDATAGHGSTDGEQWDLEARHALRRVPGLSTELEDVTEVEYRQLRLENVVLIGVYPQGAQVDAENSLRELSALAETAGAIVLDGLLQRRPHPDPATYIGRGKAQELRDVVAALGADTVIADSELAPSQRRALEDVVKVKVIDRTTVILDIFSQHAKSREGKAQVELAQLEYLLPRLRGWGDSMSRQAGGQVGAGGAGMGSRGPGETKIELDRRRIRTRMAQLRQQIRDFAPAREAKRAERKRHTIPSVAIAGYTNAGKSSLLNRLTEAGVLVENALFATLDATTRRTETSDGRVFTLTDTVGFVRNLPHQLVEAFRSTLEEVAGADVILHVVDAAHPDPGSQLQTVRDVMADVGAREAREIVVFNKADLVDDDTRLVLRGLQPDSYFVSSRTGEGIAELRAAVEDALPVPAVEVHALIPYDRGSLVSQIHESGLLISSEHEAEGTRVHARVGERLAAELQQYAV, from the coding sequence ATTGACCCGGTGGAGCGCGTTTTGGCGCACGCCGAACGTCGCACCACGACGCGCGTCTTTGGAGCCGCCCAAGCTCTGCAAGATGACGCCACGGCTGGCCATGGCTCAACCGACGGGGAGCAGTGGGACCTCGAAGCCCGCCACGCGCTGCGCCGTGTGCCAGGACTCTCGACCGAACTCGAAGATGTTACTGAGGTCGAGTACCGCCAGTTGCGTCTGGAAAACGTTGTCTTGATCGGCGTGTACCCGCAGGGTGCGCAAGTCGACGCGGAGAACTCGCTTCGTGAGTTGAGCGCGCTTGCCGAAACGGCAGGCGCTATCGTGCTCGACGGTCTGTTGCAGCGTCGCCCGCACCCTGACCCTGCCACCTACATCGGTCGCGGAAAAGCGCAAGAACTTCGCGATGTGGTTGCCGCGCTTGGCGCAGACACGGTGATTGCTGACTCAGAACTCGCACCGAGCCAACGCCGTGCGCTGGAAGACGTGGTGAAGGTTAAAGTTATTGACCGCACCACCGTGATCCTTGACATTTTTAGCCAGCACGCCAAGAGCCGTGAGGGTAAGGCGCAGGTTGAGCTTGCACAGCTCGAATACCTGTTGCCACGCCTGCGTGGTTGGGGTGACTCGATGAGCCGCCAGGCTGGTGGCCAGGTGGGTGCCGGTGGCGCCGGTATGGGTTCGCGTGGGCCCGGTGAAACAAAGATTGAGCTTGATCGTCGTCGCATTCGCACCCGCATGGCGCAGCTACGCCAGCAGATCCGCGATTTCGCGCCTGCACGAGAGGCGAAGCGTGCGGAGCGCAAACGCCACACGATTCCATCGGTGGCGATTGCTGGCTACACGAACGCGGGCAAGTCCAGCCTGCTGAACCGCCTCACCGAGGCGGGCGTGCTCGTTGAAAACGCCCTGTTCGCCACCCTTGATGCGACAACGCGACGCACCGAGACAAGCGACGGCCGCGTTTTCACGCTCACCGATACGGTCGGCTTCGTGCGTAACCTGCCCCACCAGTTGGTGGAGGCGTTCCGGTCCACGCTTGAAGAGGTGGCTGGGGCCGATGTCATCCTGCACGTCGTCGACGCGGCCCACCCGGATCCGGGTAGCCAACTGCAGACCGTGCGCGATGTCATGGCAGACGTCGGTGCACGCGAAGCACGCGAGATCGTGGTGTTCAATAAAGCCGATCTCGTCGACGATGACACCCGTCTCGTGTTGCGCGGCCTGCAACCAGACTCCTACTTCGTGTCCAGTCGTACCGGCGAAGGTATCGCCGAGCTGCGCGCCGCCGTCGAAGATGCTCTCCCGGTTCCGGCCGTCGAGGTCCACGCGCTCATCCCATACGACCGCGGCTCGCTGGTTTCGCAGATTCACGAGAGTGGCCTGCTGATTTCGTCAGAGCATGAGGCAGAGGGCACGCGAGTTCATGCCCGTGTCGGCGAACGACTCGCCGCCGAGCTTCAGCAGTACGCCGTCTAA
- a CDS encoding class I SAM-dependent methyltransferase, translating into MSSDHYFSATPSSSYTPRTIHVTLQGRAVELTTAGGTFSPDRLDAGTGVLLNNVPAPAPGGNLLDIGCGWGPITLSLAMASPHATVWAVDVNERSLELTRQNAASLGLENVRVCKPDEVPDDIVFRTIWSNPPIRVGKDELHGLLRRWLPRLDERSDAWLVVARNLGSDSLQRWLDATLGSTFTTSRHATSKGYRVLRVRKHGTPHTEALDLT; encoded by the coding sequence ATGAGCAGTGATCACTATTTCAGTGCCACGCCGTCCAGCTCGTACACCCCGCGCACCATTCATGTGACGCTGCAGGGACGTGCCGTGGAGCTGACCACGGCGGGCGGAACCTTCTCCCCAGACCGCTTAGATGCCGGCACCGGGGTGCTGCTCAACAACGTGCCCGCACCGGCCCCTGGCGGCAATCTGCTCGACATCGGGTGCGGATGGGGTCCGATCACGCTGAGCCTCGCAATGGCCTCGCCGCACGCGACGGTGTGGGCTGTCGATGTCAACGAGCGCTCCCTCGAGCTCACCCGCCAAAACGCGGCATCGCTTGGACTCGAGAATGTGCGCGTTTGCAAGCCAGATGAGGTGCCTGACGACATCGTGTTTCGCACGATTTGGTCAAACCCGCCGATTCGAGTGGGCAAGGATGAGCTCCACGGCCTGTTGCGCAGGTGGCTGCCACGCCTCGATGAGCGTAGCGACGCGTGGCTGGTGGTTGCCCGCAATCTTGGTTCTGACTCGTTGCAGCGCTGGCTGGATGCGACGCTCGGTTCAACGTTTACGACGTCGCGTCACGCCACCAGCAAGGGCTACCGGGTACTACGGGTGCGCAAGCATGGCACGCCACACACCGAGGCACTCGACCTCACGTAA